In a genomic window of Thermosulfurimonas sp. F29:
- a CDS encoding thioredoxin fold domain-containing protein, with product MSKAYRIGMVIVMVLLSVAVLWPGSIRARSSCPQAESVEQALLQIWPRARGRLRVERVRPLKEWPDFCEAAVSFGGPFRSFVYIHRDGHFAFVGQLLDLKKGENITRKHMASLKVLNPIEILRLEGAVGYIWGESGGKSVYFIMDPDCPFCKRMLPVLESLVNKKLIRVKVIYYPLEKIHPDAGKKAISLICDQKSPLVLLKEYKPGNMCEEGRKKIEYAKRVLRSLNITAVPVLIRPDGRMLKGQASAARIKTFLLK from the coding sequence ATGAGTAAAGCGTACCGGATTGGGATGGTGATAGTCATGGTTTTGTTGTCGGTTGCGGTTTTATGGCCGGGCAGTATTCGGGCCCGATCCTCCTGCCCACAGGCCGAAAGCGTGGAGCAGGCTTTGTTGCAGATCTGGCCGCGGGCCAGGGGACGCCTACGGGTGGAAAGGGTACGGCCCCTGAAAGAATGGCCGGATTTCTGTGAAGCCGCGGTTTCCTTTGGAGGGCCTTTCAGGAGCTTCGTTTATATCCATCGGGATGGACATTTCGCCTTCGTCGGGCAGTTGCTGGACCTGAAAAAGGGGGAAAATATCACCCGAAAACACATGGCCTCCCTCAAGGTGCTGAATCCGATAGAAATACTGCGTCTCGAGGGAGCGGTGGGATATATCTGGGGAGAGTCCGGGGGAAAATCCGTTTATTTCATCATGGATCCCGATTGCCCTTTCTGCAAGAGAATGCTTCCTGTACTTGAAAGTCTGGTAAATAAAAAGCTGATTAGAGTGAAGGTAATTTACTATCCCCTGGAAAAGATACATCCCGACGCCGGGAAAAAAGCTATTTCTCTTATCTGTGACCAAAAATCGCCTCTCGTTCTTCTGAAAGAATATAAACCGGGTAATATGTGTGAGGAGGGAAGAAAGAAGATCGAGTATGCTAAAAGAGTATTGCGTTCCCTGAACATAACCGCCGTGCCCGTTTTAATCCGGCCGGACGGACGGATGCTAAAAGGACAGGCCTCTGCGGCCAGAATCAAAACCTTTCTTTTAAAGTAA
- a CDS encoding toxin-antitoxin system HicB family antitoxin has protein sequence MSKGLVSELLRQKKREAGNKGQNPEVPYKRTTICLPEDLHRRLKVLAAEQGRGLNELMLELIIKGLGENQ, from the coding sequence ATGTCGAAAGGGTTGGTGAGCGAACTGCTCAGGCAGAAAAAAAGGGAGGCCGGGAATAAAGGGCAAAACCCGGAGGTACCCTACAAACGCACCACCATCTGCCTGCCGGAAGATCTCCACAGAAGGCTCAAGGTACTTGCCGCCGAACAGGGCCGGGGCCTCAATGAGCTCATGCTGGAGTTGATCATCAAAGGCCTGGGAGAGAATCAATGA
- a CDS encoding replication initiator protein A: MKTGETVKSFEKNIKQDINMLEYPLWMQDEKLVSKLENDIGFIWKDREGYEYRCGYKPPTKLDAIFLFYLLYKSQKEGWKEEIELSRYEILKNCGFRSIRPVDYRRLEDSLERWKMVGVRYHGSFYDGKKYITLSFGIIDTWKLEEESKKLYIRFNREWLTRIKNSTYFKYLDFDKIKALRSPLAVRLYEILIKNFQNREEWRIEVTKLAEKIPMKKKYPSHIITKIKTAINRINEHTDLKINLEVEKFKNKTILMFCKGKKRHHDHLLESLIKLLPPSERKKQTLIEAIKRALDRHDEEFVRRNILYANEKVKKPGSYRIFLIKALKEDWAREWWEDNIAQATMFPDMEEVLDEEKRLRIKVEECLKKLSEREIAELRAQALSELPEDLKDEPSLVRMQMRFILRRKLFEEKRT, translated from the coding sequence ATGAAAACCGGGGAGACCGTAAAGTCTTTTGAGAAAAACATCAAGCAAGACATCAATATGCTGGAGTATCCCCTGTGGATGCAGGACGAAAAACTGGTGTCCAAACTGGAAAATGACATCGGCTTCATATGGAAAGATAGAGAGGGTTACGAATATCGATGTGGATATAAACCCCCCACAAAACTGGATGCCATATTTCTGTTCTATTTGTTGTACAAATCTCAAAAAGAGGGATGGAAAGAAGAAATCGAGCTTTCCAGATATGAAATTCTGAAAAATTGCGGTTTCCGTAGCATCAGACCCGTAGATTATCGCCGACTCGAGGACAGTCTGGAAAGATGGAAAATGGTGGGGGTTCGCTACCATGGTTCCTTTTACGACGGCAAAAAGTATATAACACTGAGTTTCGGCATAATTGATACCTGGAAATTGGAGGAAGAAAGCAAAAAACTTTACATAAGATTCAACAGAGAATGGCTAACCCGCATAAAAAATTCCACATATTTCAAATATTTAGATTTCGATAAAATAAAAGCCCTAAGATCGCCTCTGGCCGTAAGACTTTACGAAATACTGATAAAAAACTTTCAAAACAGAGAAGAGTGGAGAATAGAAGTAACCAAATTAGCAGAAAAAATTCCAATGAAAAAAAAGTATCCTTCTCACATAATAACCAAAATAAAAACAGCAATAAACAGAATTAACGAACATACAGACCTAAAAATAAATCTGGAAGTAGAAAAATTCAAAAACAAAACTATTTTAATGTTTTGCAAAGGTAAAAAAAGACACCATGATCACCTACTGGAGTCTTTAATAAAACTGTTGCCTCCCTCCGAGCGAAAAAAGCAAACCCTCATTGAGGCCATAAAAAGGGCTCTGGATCGCCACGACGAAGAATTCGTAAGGCGAAACATCCTGTATGCCAACGAAAAGGTGAAAAAACCGGGCAGCTACAGGATCTTTTTGATAAAGGCCCTGAAGGAGGATTGGGCCAGGGAATGGTGGGAGGACAACATTGCACAGGCCACCATGTTCCCGGATATGGAGGAGGTTTTAGATGAGGAAAAGCGATTACGGATAAAAGTTGAGGAATGTCTGAAAAAACTATCCGAGAGGGAAATTGCGGAATTAAGAGCACAGGCTCTATCGGAACTTCCCGAGGATTTAAAGGACGAACCCTCTCTGGTAAGAATGCAGATGCGTTTTATCCTTAGACGAAAACTTTTCGAGGAGAAAAGAACATGA
- a CDS encoding ParA family protein, with protein sequence MKVIVVANQKGGVGKTSLVFHLAHAISEEGGRVMVIDLDPQGNLSWCLRRRTEEACPAAEIFEREVLEAEPCTERILLVASNIKLARYEAAPGGMRIYFKLRRALERHRENPEADYVLIDCPPSLGLFSLAALVAGHRVVIPMRTEIFSVSGLGDLLNVVEEVRESVNPGLEVAGIVMNAVSSRTRVAQSTLEELAELSEELSLPVLAVLPATVRLEEALREGIPVWRLKEAGPMGTRIRKEIGKILNSL encoded by the coding sequence ATGAAAGTAATCGTGGTGGCCAACCAGAAGGGTGGGGTGGGGAAAACCTCGCTGGTGTTTCACCTGGCACATGCGATTTCCGAGGAAGGCGGGAGGGTAATGGTTATCGATCTGGATCCCCAGGGCAACCTTTCGTGGTGTCTGCGCCGGAGGACGGAGGAGGCCTGCCCCGCGGCGGAGATCTTCGAGCGGGAGGTGCTGGAAGCCGAGCCCTGCACCGAACGCATTCTTCTAGTGGCTTCCAACATAAAACTGGCTCGCTACGAGGCCGCCCCCGGGGGAATGCGGATTTACTTTAAGTTGCGCAGGGCCCTGGAGAGACACCGGGAAAACCCGGAGGCGGATTATGTGTTGATAGACTGTCCACCTTCTCTGGGTTTGTTTTCGCTGGCGGCGCTGGTGGCAGGGCACAGGGTGGTTATTCCCATGCGCACCGAAATCTTTTCGGTCTCCGGTCTGGGAGATCTCCTCAATGTAGTGGAAGAGGTGAGGGAAAGCGTGAATCCCGGGCTTGAGGTGGCCGGTATAGTGATGAACGCGGTGAGTTCCCGTACCCGGGTGGCGCAGAGCACTCTGGAGGAGCTTGCGGAATTGTCGGAGGAGCTTTCCCTCCCCGTGCTGGCCGTCCTTCCGGCCACGGTTCGATTGGAGGAGGCCCTGCGGGAAGGAATTCCGGTCTGGAGACTTAAGGAGGCCGGTCCCATGGGGACCAGAATAAGAAAGGAAATCGGTAAAATATTGAACTCCTTATGA
- a CDS encoding sigma-54 dependent transcriptional regulator, translating into MARILVVDDEEKMCEILKMMLSFKGHSVDVAYNGREALEKIRDSFYDLVIADIKMPEMDGRKLLEEIKKLEIAIPVVFITAYASVEDAVEAMRAGAVDYIPKPFTEERIFLTVERALGISRLISEKEALARELERKTFPEDIVCVSPAMRKVMDLVERVAAQRNTTVLILGESGVGKEVVAKHLHRRSPRAKGRFVAINCAAVPENLLEAELFGYERGAFTGAASRKKGVFEVAHGGTVFLDEVGDIPLEAQAKLLRVLQERKIQRLGGLEEIPIDVRIVAATHKDLKAMVEEGTFREDLYYRINVFPIYIPPLRERREDIIPLAEHFIRRFVGPKVSGPLLTPGAKKLLLSYSFPGNVRELANACERALILAGGELPLTVEHFDFLYAQSPGSRSRRFELPPEGISLEELEKELIRQALDRTGGNQSAAARLLGLTRSKFRTRMKMLEEDK; encoded by the coding sequence ATGGCCAGGATTCTTGTGGTGGATGACGAAGAAAAGATGTGTGAAATATTGAAAATGATGTTGAGTTTTAAGGGGCATTCAGTTGATGTAGCTTACAATGGTCGTGAAGCTCTGGAGAAGATTAGAGACAGTTTTTATGATCTGGTTATTGCCGACATAAAGATGCCGGAAATGGACGGCAGGAAATTGCTGGAGGAGATCAAGAAGCTCGAAATAGCGATACCGGTGGTGTTTATTACGGCTTACGCTTCGGTGGAGGACGCCGTGGAGGCCATGAGGGCCGGGGCCGTAGATTACATACCGAAGCCCTTTACGGAGGAGAGGATCTTTCTCACCGTGGAAAGGGCCCTGGGTATATCCAGACTCATATCCGAAAAGGAGGCTCTGGCCAGGGAACTGGAGAGGAAGACCTTTCCCGAGGACATAGTGTGTGTCTCTCCGGCCATGCGGAAGGTGATGGACCTTGTGGAGAGGGTAGCCGCGCAGAGGAACACCACCGTCCTGATCCTGGGAGAGTCGGGGGTGGGGAAGGAGGTGGTGGCGAAACATCTCCATCGAAGGAGCCCGCGGGCGAAGGGGAGGTTTGTGGCTATAAATTGTGCGGCGGTGCCCGAGAACCTGCTCGAGGCCGAGCTTTTCGGTTACGAACGGGGAGCCTTTACCGGGGCGGCGAGCCGGAAGAAGGGAGTGTTCGAAGTGGCCCATGGTGGGACCGTGTTCCTGGACGAGGTGGGGGACATTCCCCTGGAGGCGCAGGCCAAGCTTTTAAGGGTGCTACAGGAGCGGAAGATACAGAGACTCGGTGGGCTGGAAGAGATCCCCATCGATGTGAGGATCGTCGCGGCCACCCACAAGGACCTGAAGGCCATGGTGGAGGAAGGGACCTTTCGGGAGGACCTGTATTACAGGATCAATGTTTTTCCCATCTACATTCCCCCTCTCCGGGAGAGGCGGGAAGACATAATTCCGCTGGCCGAACATTTTATCCGCCGGTTCGTGGGGCCGAAGGTCTCGGGTCCGTTGCTCACGCCGGGGGCGAAGAAACTCCTGTTGAGTTATTCCTTCCCCGGCAATGTGCGCGAGCTGGCCAATGCCTGCGAAAGGGCCCTAATTCTGGCCGGAGGGGAATTGCCCCTGACGGTGGAACATTTTGATTTTCTTTACGCTCAGTCTCCCGGAAGCAGGTCCCGACGGTTCGAACTGCCGCCGGAAGGGATTTCCCTGGAGGAACTGGAAAAGGAATTGATTCGCCAGGCCCTGGATCGCACGGGGGGTAATCAGAGCGCCGCGGCCAGGCTTCTCGGTCTCACCCGATCGAAGTTTCGCACGCGCATGAAAATGCTCGAGGAAGATAAATGA
- the gspD gene encoding type II secretion system secretin GspD produces MSEEDGDDRRKENVGTDKTVPEGKHTVAPPEAPEILSLQKRHYRIASGKPLSVSLDMEGADLLDFLDLILLKTLHLNYAVDPAARAKITAHIKGDFSPEELIEIVRAVLELHALDLVQDGKIWRVIPDRKRGEVGAGPGFLIVRPRYASATSLVLPLKSFVSAQGRILADRQSNILLVVDRDTNLQKVLRVISVLDQARFARFVYRLYPCRVLAAGDLAKYVRESLRSSVLKDSGLYQRVEVIPLEKLDTLLVLAQNEEELQRVWQLLIDLDKGEVREERVYVYQVENGDAEEIARILESVFSKGNVSRRRTVIRARKGKTGISGAGLTGEVRIVPDKANNLLLIRANPDDYRRILRVLKQIDVVPRQVVIETLIAEVTLNKALEYGLEWFLKTNFRLEGRRLEGNAVFSREGRGPFDLGSDVSGFVYTLFRGQSLRALLYALSSVSEVNILSNPVLLATDNRKARIQIGQEVPIITQKVTNTSASIPTVTSNVQYRDTGIILEVKPQINSSGLVKLDIVQEVSTAQKNYLGLESPLFSKRRIETSLVVEDGQTVILGGLIDTRKETGKTGVPVLRRIPLVGKFFEWNTVSRDRTELFVAITPRVVRSRAEAEEVMRNFKRRIRELQEYLREKNSRVHPYEP; encoded by the coding sequence TTGTCGGAGGAGGATGGGGACGACAGACGGAAGGAAAATGTCGGGACGGATAAAACCGTTCCGGAAGGGAAACACACGGTCGCTCCCCCGGAGGCTCCCGAGATCTTATCTCTACAGAAAAGGCACTATCGAATTGCTTCCGGCAAGCCCCTGTCCGTTTCTTTAGACATGGAGGGGGCGGACTTACTGGATTTTCTGGATCTGATTCTTTTAAAGACCCTTCATCTGAATTATGCCGTGGATCCTGCGGCCAGGGCCAAGATTACCGCGCACATTAAAGGCGATTTCAGCCCCGAGGAATTAATCGAAATAGTCAGGGCCGTTCTGGAATTGCATGCTCTGGATCTGGTTCAGGACGGAAAGATCTGGCGCGTAATTCCCGATCGCAAACGGGGAGAGGTGGGAGCCGGGCCCGGTTTCCTGATCGTGAGACCCAGGTATGCTTCGGCAACCAGTCTGGTGCTTCCGCTCAAGTCCTTCGTTTCCGCGCAGGGGCGTATCCTGGCGGACAGGCAAAGCAACATATTGCTGGTCGTTGATAGAGACACCAATTTACAGAAGGTCTTGCGGGTTATATCCGTCCTGGACCAGGCGAGATTCGCCCGTTTCGTTTACCGGCTCTATCCGTGTCGAGTCCTTGCCGCCGGTGATCTGGCTAAATATGTAAGAGAATCGCTACGATCCAGTGTCCTTAAAGATAGCGGTCTCTATCAGAGGGTAGAGGTAATTCCTCTGGAAAAACTGGATACGCTACTAGTTCTTGCTCAGAACGAGGAAGAGCTTCAACGGGTCTGGCAGCTGCTTATCGATCTGGATAAGGGAGAGGTGCGCGAGGAAAGGGTCTATGTGTATCAGGTGGAGAACGGAGATGCCGAGGAAATAGCCCGTATCCTGGAGAGTGTTTTCTCGAAGGGAAATGTTTCGCGACGCAGGACGGTGATCAGGGCCAGAAAGGGAAAAACGGGGATTTCGGGAGCGGGTCTTACCGGGGAGGTGAGGATCGTTCCGGACAAGGCCAATAATTTGTTGCTTATAAGGGCCAATCCGGACGACTACAGGCGCATCCTTAGGGTGCTCAAACAGATAGATGTCGTTCCGCGGCAGGTGGTCATCGAGACTCTCATTGCGGAAGTCACTCTGAACAAGGCTCTGGAGTACGGGCTGGAGTGGTTTCTGAAGACCAACTTCCGGCTGGAGGGGCGCAGGCTGGAGGGCAATGCGGTTTTTTCCCGTGAGGGTCGGGGCCCCTTCGATCTGGGGTCGGATGTTTCGGGATTCGTCTATACCCTCTTCCGGGGGCAAAGCCTGCGGGCGCTTCTTTACGCGCTGTCGTCCGTTTCGGAGGTAAACATCCTCTCCAATCCGGTGCTCCTGGCTACTGATAATCGGAAAGCGCGTATTCAAATAGGCCAGGAGGTGCCGATCATCACTCAGAAGGTGACGAACACCTCGGCGAGCATCCCCACGGTGACCTCCAATGTGCAATACAGGGATACGGGAATAATACTGGAGGTCAAGCCTCAGATTAATTCCAGCGGTCTGGTCAAACTGGACATTGTGCAGGAGGTAAGCACGGCGCAGAAGAATTATCTGGGCCTGGAGTCCCCCCTCTTCAGCAAAAGGAGGATCGAGACCTCGCTGGTGGTGGAGGACGGCCAGACGGTCATTCTGGGGGGACTGATAGATACTAGGAAGGAAACGGGGAAGACCGGTGTGCCCGTCCTACGGAGAATACCCCTGGTGGGAAAGTTTTTCGAGTGGAACACCGTTTCCCGGGATCGCACCGAGTTGTTCGTGGCCATAACCCCCCGGGTGGTTCGCTCCCGCGCCGAAGCGGAGGAGGTTATGCGCAATTTCAAACGCCGGATAAGGGAACTACAGGAATATCTTCGCGAGAAGAACTCCCGGGTCCATCCCTATGAACCTTAA
- a CDS encoding PilN domain-containing protein, producing MNLKDRLYLFVEFWSPSTVPAYFDGERLWLPEEYRRPGRLYLGISHRCLYFGEMELNLADTRKIAGAVQLEALRLLSLMEEDAEAAEVAFFKDNGRVVFVFQKRSFFEKLKTRIPRGVTLCGVFPVGLALLARNPRDGLHAWFREDRCEGIIVEAGRIKSFLPADPVSAETVVKNFSGPRFVYSEDQVREMLPWIGRICELPSEKLLVFQGFPFSVRPRIRPAYLIPWCVPLLILGTSFYLTDVSRRERQAVADLESRLRMLRMELKKTEEAIEQYEENRRIRKEWENFRKGNYDLYKIIKKLSLIFPENAWVNRFSFNLSRKEIIISGEATDILSIVNRIKQEKWVEDVRLSTVTRQTSTEKERFSLTIRLASPRAVESKPQSPGK from the coding sequence ATGAACCTTAAAGATCGTCTCTATCTTTTCGTGGAATTCTGGTCTCCTTCCACGGTTCCGGCCTATTTTGATGGCGAGCGTCTATGGTTGCCGGAGGAGTATCGCCGCCCTGGGCGCCTTTATTTAGGCATTTCCCATCGATGTCTCTACTTCGGAGAGATGGAGCTTAATCTTGCGGATACCAGAAAGATAGCCGGAGCGGTGCAGCTCGAAGCCCTGCGACTTCTTTCCTTAATGGAGGAGGATGCGGAGGCGGCGGAGGTAGCTTTTTTTAAAGACAACGGCCGTGTCGTTTTCGTTTTTCAAAAACGATCCTTCTTCGAAAAACTTAAAACCCGGATCCCCCGGGGAGTGACTCTGTGTGGGGTGTTTCCGGTGGGGCTGGCCCTCCTGGCCCGCAATCCCCGGGATGGACTGCATGCCTGGTTTCGCGAGGATCGCTGCGAGGGAATTATCGTGGAAGCGGGCAGGATTAAATCCTTTTTGCCGGCGGATCCGGTCTCCGCTGAAACCGTGGTGAAGAACTTTTCCGGGCCCCGTTTTGTCTATTCGGAGGACCAGGTCCGGGAAATGTTGCCCTGGATTGGACGGATTTGTGAGCTCCCTTCGGAAAAACTGTTAGTGTTTCAAGGATTCCCTTTTTCCGTACGCCCCAGGATTCGTCCGGCCTACCTGATTCCCTGGTGCGTGCCGCTCCTGATCCTGGGTACGAGCTTTTATCTCACCGATGTGAGCCGCCGGGAGAGACAGGCCGTTGCTGATCTCGAAAGCCGGCTCCGAATGCTTCGAATGGAGCTTAAGAAAACGGAGGAAGCGATAGAACAGTACGAGGAGAATCGCAGGATTCGAAAGGAATGGGAAAATTTTCGCAAAGGAAACTATGATTTATATAAGATTATTAAAAAACTTAGCTTAATATTCCCGGAAAATGCCTGGGTAAATAGGTTTTCATTTAATCTTTCCCGTAAAGAGATAATTATTTCCGGGGAAGCCACGGACATTCTTTCCATAGTGAATCGAATAAAACAGGAAAAGTGGGTGGAGGATGTGCGTCTCTCGACGGTTACGCGTCAGACTTCCACGGAGAAGGAGCGTTTTTCTCTTACCATCAGGCTTGCTTCTCCTCGGGCAGTCGAATCAAAGCC
- a CDS encoding GspE/PulE family protein: MELASEHLLSGEISPVEGLNPALLRTLKVFPFFQNGSFVILIPSMEEITRADIVIKKVGLSGKIYVASEELILELIQKYYEGREESLEIEDYREDEEETHLKDLASEAPVIRLVNRLLREAAEQRATDIHFEPFKDGLTVRFRVDGLLREKEHLPRRLHAPVISRIKLMAGLNIAEHRLPQDGGFRFRVGGKDLDVRVSVIPTLYGEGVVLRLLTRNEKLLNLENLGFEDDSLEIFRDLLSRPNGIILVTGPTGSGKTTTLYAALRYLQRPEVKIITIEDPVEYQIPGLSQIQVKPEIGLTFASALRAILRHDPDIILVGEIRDQETAEIAMQAALTGHLVFSTLHTRDALSAVTRLRDMGIERYLIAASVIGLVAQRLVRKVCPECGKETPPPGPFLKALSEAGLPELPVHYRRGKGCALCYGTGYLGRIAVYEIFPVDDELRDLILENKSPESFYGWARKRGFRRLFEDGLLKAAKGWTTFEEIVRTTKN, translated from the coding sequence ATGGAATTAGCCTCCGAACATCTCCTTTCCGGGGAAATATCTCCGGTGGAGGGGTTGAATCCTGCCCTTTTAAGAACGCTGAAGGTTTTTCCCTTTTTTCAAAACGGTTCCTTCGTCATTCTCATCCCTTCTATGGAGGAAATAACGCGCGCGGATATCGTCATTAAGAAAGTGGGCCTTTCCGGAAAGATATATGTGGCCAGCGAGGAATTGATCCTTGAGCTGATACAGAAATATTACGAAGGCAGAGAGGAAAGTCTGGAAATAGAGGACTACAGAGAGGATGAAGAGGAAACCCATCTAAAGGACCTCGCCTCGGAAGCTCCGGTCATAAGACTGGTGAATCGCCTGCTGCGAGAGGCGGCCGAACAGAGGGCCACGGACATCCATTTTGAGCCTTTTAAGGATGGGCTAACGGTTCGATTCCGTGTGGATGGCCTCCTGAGGGAGAAGGAACATCTACCTCGCAGGCTGCACGCACCGGTAATATCCCGCATCAAACTCATGGCCGGTCTGAACATTGCCGAACACCGCCTTCCCCAGGACGGAGGGTTTCGTTTCCGGGTGGGTGGTAAGGATCTCGATGTACGCGTGTCGGTCATTCCTACTTTGTACGGGGAAGGCGTGGTTCTTCGTCTTCTGACCAGAAACGAAAAGCTCTTAAATCTGGAGAATCTGGGATTCGAAGACGACTCTCTGGAAATCTTTCGTGACCTTCTCTCCAGACCCAACGGTATAATTCTGGTGACCGGTCCCACGGGCTCGGGTAAGACCACCACCCTCTATGCGGCCCTTAGATACCTTCAGCGTCCGGAGGTGAAGATCATCACCATAGAGGATCCGGTGGAATATCAAATTCCCGGACTCAGTCAGATACAAGTCAAACCGGAAATAGGCTTAACCTTCGCCTCCGCCCTAAGAGCCATTCTACGACACGATCCGGACATAATTCTGGTGGGCGAAATAAGGGATCAAGAGACGGCGGAAATAGCCATGCAGGCCGCCCTTACCGGACACCTGGTTTTTTCCACCCTTCACACCCGGGACGCTCTCTCCGCCGTAACCCGTCTGCGGGACATGGGGATAGAGCGCTACCTTATCGCCGCTTCGGTGATAGGACTCGTGGCTCAACGACTGGTGAGGAAGGTCTGCCCTGAATGCGGTAAGGAAACCCCCCCTCCCGGTCCCTTTCTCAAAGCCCTGTCCGAGGCTGGACTCCCGGAGCTCCCGGTGCATTACCGCCGGGGAAAAGGATGCGCACTGTGCTACGGCACGGGATATCTGGGACGAATAGCCGTGTATGAAATCTTCCCGGTAGATGACGAATTGCGCGATCTTATTCTGGAGAACAAAAGTCCGGAATCGTTTTACGGATGGGCCAGGAAAAGAGGATTCAGGCGTCTCTTTGAGGATGGTCTACTTAAAGCGGCTAAAGGGTGGACTACCTTTGAAGAAATTGTAAGAACGACAAAAAATTGA
- the gspG gene encoding type II secretion system major pseudopilin GspG gives MKRGRGFTLLELLVVLIILGLLAALVGPRVVGRLGKAKGEIARSQIALLEAALDQFRLDVGRYPTTEEGLRVLIEPPEDEEARSRWQGPYLKKRKIPVDPWGRPYHYRSPGEHGEYDLWSYGADGQPGGEGENADITSWD, from the coding sequence ATGAAAAGGGGACGGGGATTCACTCTATTGGAACTTCTCGTAGTTCTGATAATTCTCGGTTTACTGGCCGCGCTGGTGGGCCCAAGGGTGGTGGGCCGCCTGGGAAAGGCCAAGGGAGAGATAGCCAGGAGTCAGATCGCCCTTCTCGAGGCCGCCCTGGATCAGTTCCGTCTGGATGTGGGGCGTTACCCCACCACCGAGGAAGGTCTGAGGGTTCTCATAGAGCCCCCGGAGGACGAGGAAGCCCGAAGCAGGTGGCAGGGGCCTTACCTGAAAAAAAGGAAGATCCCTGTGGATCCCTGGGGACGCCCCTACCATTATCGTTCTCCCGGTGAACACGGAGAATACGATCTCTGGAGCTACGGAGCGGATGGACAGCCGGGAGGAGAAGGAGAAAACGCCGATATAACCAGCTGGGATTAG
- a CDS encoding HAMP domain-containing sensor histidine kinase: MLLILALILFIIVIISFAMAHYLVSNFLELYYTKRLLFLAKQTSRNLSLFIIINNKETANKIIEEVLKNREIIGATVTKTNGEIWIKRGITDTKFYIKMPVQITSTEEELFLSPSKIGELKLYYTKEPLRLAIKKIFIISASIISAIAMLASILIYILLYRAIAIPLEALLKAANEISRGKIDLRISGHGLKETEELAKAFNEMLQAIQKYQNDLQKAYRQMAEQKFLAELGKFAAIAAHEIKNPLGIMQGALDLLKKDLPHEERKRLASFLEEEIKRIDVLVKNLLIYAKPIKPHLQSIKISTILHTVHKLQMLSISRKIHINIKKDLNIKTDPDLLVQVFYNLIRNAFEAEARNVLLTVHSKGDYVSILVCDDGRGIPDEYTIMIFEPFFTTKSKGAGLGLTVVKRIIENLNGSIEVRKCPHLGGAEFEIRLPAA, translated from the coding sequence ATGCTCCTGATACTGGCATTGATATTATTCATTATAGTTATTATTTCGTTTGCAATGGCCCATTATCTGGTATCAAATTTTTTAGAACTATACTACACAAAAAGGTTGCTTTTTTTGGCCAAACAAACATCCAGGAATTTATCATTATTCATTATAATAAACAATAAAGAAACCGCAAACAAAATTATAGAAGAAGTTTTGAAAAATAGAGAAATAATAGGAGCAACTGTAACAAAGACGAATGGAGAAATATGGATAAAAAGAGGAATAACGGACACAAAATTTTACATAAAAATGCCTGTCCAAATCACATCAACAGAAGAAGAACTATTTTTATCACCATCAAAAATAGGAGAGCTGAAATTGTACTATACAAAAGAACCTCTAAGATTAGCAATCAAAAAAATATTTATAATAAGTGCGTCAATAATAAGTGCAATCGCTATGCTAGCCAGCATATTGATATATATCCTGCTTTACAGAGCAATAGCTATTCCACTTGAGGCTCTCCTTAAAGCCGCAAACGAGATCTCCCGGGGCAAGATAGACCTCCGAATTTCTGGGCACGGACTCAAGGAAACGGAAGAATTGGCTAAAGCATTCAATGAAATGCTACAGGCTATACAAAAATATCAGAACGACCTTCAAAAAGCGTACCGGCAAATGGCGGAACAGAAATTTTTGGCGGAATTGGGAAAGTTCGCCGCCATTGCTGCCCACGAAATAAAAAACCCTCTGGGGATTATGCAGGGGGCTCTGGATCTGCTGAAAAAGGACCTTCCTCATGAAGAACGAAAGAGACTTGCATCATTTCTGGAAGAAGAAATCAAAAGGATCGATGTTCTGGTAAAAAATCTGCTAATATATGCAAAGCCTATCAAGCCGCACTTGCAATCAATAAAAATATCAACAATCCTACACACCGTACACAAATTACAAATGTTGAGCATATCCAGAAAGATTCATATCAATATCAAAAAAGACTTAAACATAAAGACCGATCCCGATCTTTTGGTACAGGTATTTTACAACCTGATAAGGAACGCTTTCGAGGCTGAGGCCCGGAATGTCCTCTTAACGGTGCATTCAAAAGGCGATTATGTATCCATCCTGGTTTGCGACGACGGTCGGGGAATTCCCGATGAGTACACGATCATGATTTTCGAACCCTTCTTCACCACGAAAAGTAAAGGGGCCGGATTGGGGCTTACCGTGGTAAAGCGAATCATAGAAAATCTGAACGGTTCGATAGAGGTCCGAAAATGCCCTCACCTGGGTGGGGCGGAATTCGAAATACGGCTTCCCGCCGCATGA